The nucleotide window CTGCCCTGCGCCCTGAGACCAACCCAGTCCCCCTGCCTGCACCATTCCCCAAATCCCACCCCAATCTGAGGCACAGGAGACAGTACAGATTAGAAGGCAGCAGGAAAACCAGCAGACTCCGGCCATCCGGGACCATGAGCTCTATCTACAACCCCAGAGACATATTTCCATCAGAGCCCACCAGGCCTCCTAGTAACAGAAACTAAAGGGCTAGAGGTCAGcacaagaacaccagcaacaaaactcAGAGCTGAATGGCACCCCCCAAAACGCagatatcctaccacagcaagccctgaggataccatcacactggaagcacaagaaaacaatcttaaattcgagattatgaaaatgatagaggccttaaaagaaaaaaaataatcacttaaagaactacaggaaaatacaaccaaacaggtgaaggaatgaaataaatccctaaaggaaacacaggaaaatacaatcaaacaggtgatgGAACTAAgtaaatccctgaaagaaatacataaaaagacaaccaaatgggaaaaggaaatgaataaaactgtctagtaccttaaaatggaaatagaagcaataaagaaaacacaatccaaggtaatcctggagaaggaaaatctagggaagagaaaggaaactatagaaacaagcatcaataacagaatacaagagttggaagagagaatctcaggtgtacaagatatgattgaagaaactgatacatcagtcaaagaaaatgttaaatctaaaaagttcctgacacaaaatatctaagaaatctgggacaatatgaaaagaccaaacctaagaataataggaatagaagactcTTAACAATAACGATagactacctcagaataaagggctagaaaaaggctttccaagcaaatggacacaagaaacaaatggagtagctattctaatatctaataaaataggctttcaaccaaaattaatcgaaaGTGATGGGGAGAGCACTTcagactcatcaaagaaaaaaattgaccaAAATGACAactcaattctaaacatctatgccccaaatacaaaagcacccacatttgtaaaagaaacattactaaagcttaaatcacacatagatccacacatgcTACTATCAGGAGACTTCAATACACttctctcaccaatagacagatgacagatcattgagacagaaactaaacagagaaataacgaAAGTAATTGATGTTATGAGTCAattggaactcacagatatctacagaacattccatccaaacgcAGAAGAATAcactttattctcagcaccttatggggccttctccaaaactgaccacatactcagacacaaagcaagcctcaacaaatacaaggaaactgaaacagaacgttgtattctatcagaccacgatggattaaagctagacttcaacataaatagatgcaatagaatgcctacaaactcatggaaactgaacaagtctcTACTTAATGATCACTgagtcagggaggaaagaaagaaagaaattaaagactttctagaattcaatgaaaatgaaggcacaacatacccaaacttatgggacacaacgaaagcagtgctaagagaaaagttcatatcattcagtgtcttcataaagaggagagagttcatactagcaacttaacagctcacctgaaagctctagaaaaaaaaaaggaaacaaacacactcaagaggagtcaacagcaagaaataaatcaaactcagggctgaaatcaataacctagaaacaaagagaacaatacagagaatcaaaaaaccaaaagccggttttttgagaaaattaacaagacagacaaacccttagccaaactaactaaaaggagggagagtatccacattaataaaatcagaaataaaaagggggatataacgacagacaccaaggaaatccaaaaaatcattagatcatacttcaaacacctatacaccacaaaattggaaaatctaaataaaatgaatgattttcttgccaaagttaaatcaggttaacaatttaaataaacccatgcccctaaggaaatagaagcagacatcaaaagcctcccaaccaaaaagagccctgggccagatggttttagcacagaattttaccaggctttcaaagaagaactaatgccagtattcctcaaagtattccacaaaatagaaatgaaaggaatattgccaaactcattctatgaggctacagtcaccctgatacctaaaccatacaaagacccaacaaagtaagagaatttcagaccaatatcccttatgaacattgacgcaaaaatagtcaataaaatacttgcaaactgaatcccagaaacacatcaaaaatatcatactctatgatcaagtaggcttcatcccaggaatgcagggatggttcaacatacaaaaaccatgtaatccaccatataaacaaactgaaagaaggaaaaccacataatcatctcattagatgctgaaggCCCTTGGCCaaaccccttcatgtttaaagtcttggagagatcaaggattcaaggcacatacctggacccaataaaggcaatattcagcaagccaatagtcaacatcaagttaaatggagagaaacttagagcatTCCCGCTAAAATCAGGGCCAAAACAAGGCtgccactctcaccatatctcctcaatatagtacttgaacttctagtgagagcaataagacaagtaaaggagatcaaaactagacaaattggaaaggaaaaagtcaaagtattgccattcgcagatgatatgataatatacataagtgaccctaagaCACTAAGtgacaccagagaactcctacagctgataaataccttcaacaaagtgtctggatacaaaattaactcaaaaaatcaatagccctcctttaTAGAAGTGACAAAAGGCCTgaaaaagatattagggaaacaacacccttcacaatagcaacaaataatataaaatattttggtgtaattctaaccaaggaagtgaaagacctatatgacaagaatttcaagtctttgaagaaaggaactagagaagattttagaagatggaaagatctcccatgctcttgaatAAGTAGGattatcataataaaaattaccatcctgccaaaagccatctacagattcaatgcaattcccatcaaaatttcaacaaaattctttacagacctggaaagaacaaccaTTAACTtagtatggaaaaataaaagacccaggatagccaaaacaattctgaacaataaaagaacttctggtggtatcaacatccctgatttcaagctatactacagagcaatagtaataaaaactgcatggtattggcatagaaacagacaggttgatcaatggaacaaaattgaagatccagaaataaacccacactaatacaggcacttgattttcaaccaagaagccaaaaccatacaatggaaaaaagaaagcatcttcaacaaatggtactggtctaactgagtgtctgcatatagaaaaatgcaaatagacccgtatttatcaccctgcacaaaactcaattccaagtggatcaaagaccttgacaaaaacaaaacaaaacaaaacaaaaaaacaaacaaacaaacaaaaaaccatagactctaaatctgttagaagataaagtgCGAAAAAGTCTGGAACttactggcataggagacaacttcttgaacagaacagcaaccGCACagtctctgagatcaacaattaataaatgggatctcatgaaactgagaagcttctgtaagtcaaaggacactgtcaatacaaCAAAATGGCAACCGACagattggggaaagatcttcaccaaccctacatcagaagactaatatctaaaatatacaaagaacttaagaaattaaacatcaataaatcaaataatccaattaaaatatgggctacagagctaaactgagaattcacaaccaAGGAATCTCAAATAactgagaagcacataaaaaatgctcaatgtccttagccatcagagaaatgcaaattgaaaccacttaatcataattccattttacATCAGTCAAAATGgctagattaaaaactcaagtgataccacatgatgaagaggatatggagaaagggaaacactcctccattgttggtgggagtgcaaacctgtccaacctctctggaaatcaatctgtcaatttcttagaaaattgggaatagttctatctcaagacgcagctataccactcctgggcatataccataaagatgctccaccataccaccaagacacttgttcaactgtgctcatatcagctttattcataatagccagaaactggatgtccctcaaccaaagaatggataaagagactgtggcacatttgcacaatggaatactactcatctattaaaaacaaagaaatcatggaattttcaggcaaatggatggaactagaaaagatcatcctaagtgaggtaacccagacgcagaaagatgcacatggtatgtactcagttaTAGTGGGTACTAGATCCGCAGTACAGAATAAACcagactacaatccacagacccaaagaagctaagtaacaagtgaGGAGAATAGTAAGTCAGTCTGACTCCATGGCAGGCTTCAAAATTGGCTTCAGATTGAACAGACCTGGGTTTCTATTTCTCAAAACATGAAACTACAGTCCATGTAAGCCAGATATTGTTTCCAGCTTTCCCTGAAAGCTAGAAACAATAACTTAATAAAGTTcccaagcacttgaccaatcaaattaaTGGTCAGTTAGAAACACGCTGCCTAGCTAGTCAAAATTACACTTCATTACCTGGGCACACTTTGTTACCTGGGCACTCCCTGCAGTCCCCCTAACTGCACACCAATCATGAGTTCCCCTGTATCCCTACCAACCAATCAACATAAAGATCACCTAACCACACTGGGAAATCCCCTAACTGTCTTTAAATTGAGCCTTTAAATTGCCCCAGCATGCTGGCAATTTCTGTAGAGTAAACACTCCTTGCTTTTGTATACTACCTGAGGCCTAGGTCTTCTCTCAGGGATTCCTGGACCTAGTAAAAGAAGGGCCCAATGGgtggtgctggaatgtcactccgaaggggaaatagaatagacagcagaagtggattgAGAGAGGGAACtgtgcaggagatggaatggggatcagatgtgggaagagggGGTCTAAAGCAGGATCTCTGAGCTGTGCACACCAGGCAAGAGGCTGCTCTCAGAAGGCCGGCTGCAACTGGAGTGGAAAGTTCCTCCCCAGGCTATTTACAAGGTCCAGTCAAGATTGTGGAATCCATGAAGTCATGTAATCCAATTATCACTTTAAGAGGAACACCTGATCTTGAGGCAGGATCACACAGGCTTTAGTCTGGATCTTAACTACCCTGAGGAGGAAAAAATGGAGATGACCACACACTCTAAGTGCCTCATTTTAGGCAGACAGATGAGTagaggccacagcagaaggcCAGAACCTTGGCTTCCACTGCATAATGTATGTTTGCATGGAAGGTGAAAATCTGGGGACTGGCCCATAGACACCTAAGCACTCACAAGGGTCACCTTGCCATCTAATCCTCGTCATCTGATCCACTCAACTGATTCCTCTTACATTTAGATATTTCTCAGCATTAAAATGAGCCTCAACCTACAGTGTGTTGACTTAGTGCTCATCAGTAGGGAGAGGAACCTAGTATTCTACCAGCTGAACCACCAAGCACATGAGTGAAGCTGCTATACTGGCAGCGAATTCTCTAATTCCTATGATAACATTTTGCAGTGCCATTGCCAAAGATGTGTAGTGAGACTGTATCTGTGAGAGAGGGTTGAGGGGAAGAATACACATGGAGAAAGAGGTGTGTGGGAGTAGATGGGAAGCTGGATGGggcagggaagggacataggggggaaggagaggtggaggtagaggaggaggagaagcaggatagAGTTAGAGACACTTGCAAGGGAAAGGCAAGATGAGCGGCCCAAAGAGAATGTGTGGAGGAGTTAGGGGAGCGGGAAAtgtggagagcagggagggaaggatgaacaCAGGGAagtagagatagagagatagtgaTGAAGATTGAATCATAGACagagagggggtgaagagagagaggagacggACAAAGACACTAAAACAAAGCGGACTGGACTGAATACAGGGTGTGGCTGAGACCAGAGCGGCCCTGctttgccacacccacgccagtgtcgccatagtagcataagctacagggcgggggatatgatttccccggaaataatgccccctggaaggtccctggcaaactcatcccacttggaaaagagacgtgttctgagatttctacgcttcttcagttgtggctctggggctggaataataaattctttgatctttccctgtgacacctgaaacagcacaactaactttataaaaaaaattattattagtagattgttaaaggctttaataaaaataagtttaagaaaagtaatgaattaaatttagtattaataggcattaagaatagtaaaatcataataggctccttcttaagaaataatagcatgagaggtgcagctggcgggagtttccccctcccttcagtgccttgttcctagagaagatcataaatcttaagcaggacatatgggaggagggttaacaaaggtgtagttagattttgttatagagagggactttggcaggcatctgacttagctcctgactttcctcttcattggttagcaataatgaaactatatttgaggtttcttttcctttgttgactctgatcaaaaagtttttaggccaagattatttgtgggtactgctttatgtttgattgcattttgagttaaaatgtaaactttgtattcttggtaaaagtctaaatgttctgggaagtatgccaattttaaggtgccttttgtgaaatcattataaaaatactagcttgatttcagtaaagtggcagcagagtcaaaaccatcaaggtgtctctgtctgtcaattcttcgccgaaaccgtgtcttcctgtctaaagccttgttctcccgcggacgacgggagcccgactgggccggtccgtggcagctgtttttgttcagtgctgggctcctggactgctgttttcttgctcttttcAGCTGAATCTTTTAGTCCAAGTCTGTTGGCAATGGGAGGGAACTGCCTATCCTGGCAGGCCTACAAAACAGTCATTGCATTGCTCTCCACTGATGCACTGGTAGAGTTGACTCTTGGTTTACTCGGGAGATTCTGGATAGGCCGTGTGTGATGCCAGAAAGCTTTCTCCTGTGGGTCCCAGAAGCTGAGTTTGGGATTCTGTCTTGTCCTAGCGGTGAGCAGGATTCTGACTGGGCTGCTTTTTCCCACTGGGACCCTGGGCTTTTGACTCTGTGTGAAATGCTTCACTGACTCCATTCTTTTGGGGACCGCAATGGTTTGTTGATGCATGGTACCCTGTAGCTTTTGATCCAGCAGGTCTTGTGAGGCTGTGTTTCCACCATTCTGCCTGAGCACTGGCTTGGGGACATCaaaaacagccatgttctgacctTCTTCCTGCCTGGAAGGCAAGATGCAGGAGGCATCAAAACTTTGGATGGCAGGGTTTCCAGGGCACACCTGCATCCCAGGAGACTTTCTGGAGGGTAGACTGccactgacctcctcctcttcccaggaATGAACCTGGGCATCTGTGAGGGTTATGGAAAAGACAGATATATGGAAAGATTAAGGGAACTGTGTCAGGGTGGAAATTCCTCCATTTGTATGGATGTGCCTTCTTTACAGGTACATATCGCTTGTCCTTAAGCATGATCTTGGATTTGGCTATGAAGATAAACACCTCTAATTCTTAATCTAGATTCACTCTTGGCCACACCtttgctggaagcctatataagaatttgggaggaggaagtttttgctctttgcctgtttgcaGTAGAAACTGGAGCCTATTTCTTCGGGACACTAGCATCTAATGAAGACAAGCTGAGACACCGTGCTGCATAGACTGATGAAGCAGacatttttcagacattttgcCCCATGAAAGAAATCCAGCACCATATTTGGAAAAAGACCCTGAAGACACAGGAGCTGCTCAGTTGCTCTGCAAAGGTGAGTCTTGCAGTAAGTCCTGTAAGAGGacatttattcacctgtttcagttgttgtctgggaggcttcctctgtctgctaacctagcccTACtcttggaagcttccagcctccatacaatATAACCGAGGCCTAGAAtgattttagcctctgagactgacTGCTATTCAGCTCATCCTGTCTAGTTCTTTCTAAGCTCATAGCTGGCtgattcaattcagctgttctgaccCAAactctctcccagctgacttattcaatctggcttttctcttggcctctgaattgttctgcttggcctcaaactaaatccagcaatctgctctaatcccctggctccttctcattctctagttcatttggtcttcacccGAGTTCTCTCTCTGCGACCTGTCTCAGCATTACTGTCCCTCTAaaactgcctccttcctctctctgcattgccccttaagtttttctctcttcttgtgaaagTGGGTGTATCCTGTTTTGTAGAATCTTCTCAGAtttgtcactttctttttctgtgattcaattagacatcactttcaaacctgggtgtttccttttacaaattaactttaccttcatcgtttggggttaaaggtgtgtgccagcagctTTTCtgaacctgaaacttgctctataccaggctggccttgtctatgcctcctggattaaaagcatgtttgtACTCCAGCCgtatcacatagacctagaaggtctttggatctcttgccagaacagtcatgctctgaattaaaattcctctacaaaattTGTTACAGCTCGCATGTCCTATATCAAGGAGGCTGGCTCTGAAGCCTCTCTAAGCTGTTGTTCTGCCACAGATTGTGCCCTGTTATATCCAGTGAGCCCAGACCTGCATCGGGATGAAGCTCAGGTGCCAGGAGAGCTGGTTGCCAGGGGGAAGCACAGTCTAAGTTGGGAAAGGCTCCATGGAGTGGGAGCTGGACTAATTTCATTGGTTAAaactcttttgtttccttctgattCAAGAAATCAAAGCCAACAACTCCAGATTCAGCGATAAAGCAGGAGACACACATGAAGATTCAGGACCATAAAGCTGTTCCAGCCCAGAAAGTCCAGAGTAAGCCAAGAGGGCCCATGACACAGAAGGTTCCCCCATGGCAAGAAGAGAACATTATGGTAAGTAGAGCCCTTAATGTGTCATCAACCACTGGGGCTAGGTGAGACACGAACTGGGCTCCCTCAGAGAACCTATTTGTTGTGGGTtttccaccagagaagactgctgggaACATGGCTTTAAGTCAATAGAAAGTCCTGATTAGCCAGGTGGCAGAGTACTGACTGGATCCTCTGTATCCCAGGGGATCACTGAACCTTTCTTGGGGTGaggttttaagcacaaaaacaaaaaccaaccaaacaaacaaacatgttttgggttgacatacttctGTTACCCAGAACAGTAGGCCAGAAGCAGAAATGCACAGGTGAGAGACATGGGAGATTTTCCCAGGACTGTGGACTCAGACACATtgggtcttgttttcattttgttaggTGATAGTGTCTGTGGGTTGAGTTCTACAGTCTGAATGAAGCTTCCATTGTGGAATTAGTTGTGCCAGTGTCTGGGAATTTATTAAGTTCTGGGGCCCTGTGAAATGTTGCATCTGTCCATGGTCCTGACTGTAGCAGAGGTATCAGAAGGCCAGGCAAAGGAACTACTCCCCCTGCATGTGGACCTGAGTAGACACTGGGAAGTAAGCCCAGCCTCTCTTTAGCAGGATTGGTCCTTTGGCACATACAAGGCTCACTGACATCACTCATGCATCTTTCAAGTGTGCTTACCTCTTCCGGGTTCAAAGAAACAACCATTTTCTGGAGAGAAAACATTGCAGGCATTTTAACCCTTTATCCCTAAGAGGTACCTGGATCCCTTTTTGACTCACTAATATCTCATTTGCTACTCACAGGTAAAATGCAGAGAGTGTGGGGCCTTTGGCCACACAGCAAGGAGCAGAAGGTGCCCAATCAAGTATGGCCAAAAGCTCCTAGATCCACAGCCTCTGGGagccaggaaggagaaagagaatcagGATCCTCGCAGGACACAGGGTCTCCAGAAACCAGGGCCCATAAGCCAGgccaagacagaaaagaaacctaGTCAAGTCACTGGACAGAGGTGAGTGATGGGGAAGGGCTGGCCAGAGGGAAGGCTCTGGGTGCAGCAAAGCTCATGGGGTACCAtcactcatctctctgtccccaaaCACTGAAAGGGCCAGACAGCTAGTAAGTAGTATACTAGCTACGGAGAGTGGGTGAGTGAGAGTGGGTGAATGGGTGGGTAGAGCTGATGTGTTTCCACACCATTGTCTGTCCCACAGAGGTGATGAGCAGCAGAGGAAGGCTCCCTTCCAGAAACTCCCCATGGATCCACAGAGGAGGGGCCAGCACATCAACCTGGTTGTGAGTAGCAGCAGTTGCTCTGTTCCTGAAAGTccctttctctgtgctctgccccacCTGCCCATTCCCTGCTGCACCACCTGCTTGCTCCATTCACGACCCCATGCATGTCACATCGAATCAGTCCTCTCTGATGCAGCAAGGACTCATTTGGTCATTTTCATAGTTCAGACTGACTTGGGTTTTGGGGAGCAAGTGAGCCTCTGCTGTGTGCTTCTCCTTTGGTAGACCAGTTCTCCTGGAGGATGGGCAGGCTCCTCCTCACCTGTCCTTGAGCATGACCTTGTCTCCTGGTCTCCATGTGGTCCTTCCTTCTGAGGTCATATTACAAACATGGCCTGCTCTTCTAGCCTTCTAATGATCTTCTCTCagattttaatgtttccattttgaaCTGATTCTGTGTGCTGCTTCCAAAATCTAGACTTTTATTGGAGAACTTTTAGGGCAATGAATatatcctttaaaatttttattttatttttattccatcccAATATGTTGGCTGCAGAGTTGACTCTCATTTTGAGAGTCATATTCAAGTCATGTCATCTTAACATACCTTTTCCCCTGTTTTACATCCTAGGTGACATGATTAGGGGTTTTCAATACACTGGAAATTGCGTGGTaatttgaattgtttttctcttgaccacAAAAGGCTCATGGCCCTCTGCTTAGCTGtctatttatatcatatataaataagtaaagatttctgtaaaaatcatatattctttacataaaacacatgtacacatgcagataCATTTGAGTGATGAGAGTTCAGCTCAAGGAAACTTCACAGTGAGGCTGAAACTCTTCACATtgcatgtcccaatccctctgcaTCTCCCCCACCACAGGTTCTCATTCTGCAGCTTTTGGATAACTAATGTAGACCATTTCAGACTGAGTACCTTCACCTTAAAGTGAACTTATACAAGAGTTTTTCTGTCATGATAATCTTATGAGGTCCTTGTGTTATTTGGAAGACTTACATAGTCAATTTATCCTGCAATTGTTATTTTCACAGCATCCCAAGATGCCAGTGTTCAGTCCTGGAAACACAAAGAAGTCTGTGACCAACCAAATTCAGATTACTGTGTCACGTGCCAGAAAGTCTCCTGGGAAGCGGATGTGCCCTGGAAACCCTGGAGCCATCCAAAGCTCTGATGCCTCCTGCATCTTACCTTCCAGGCAGGAAGAAGGTCAGAACATGGCTgtccctggggtctcacagccagTGTTCAGGCAGGGTGGTGGAAACACAGCCTCACAAGACCTGCTGCATCAAAAGCTCCGGGGTGTCTCACATCAACAACCCATTGTGGTCCCTAAAAGGAATGGAGTCAGTGAAGCATTTCACACAGAGTCAGAAGCCCAGGGTCCCGGTGTGAAAACACAGCGCAGCCAGCATGCTGCCCTCCATCAGGGAAGACAGAACCCTGAACTTAGCTTCTGGACCCCAGGTGAGAAAGCTTCTTGGCAGCCCACACTGCCTAGCCAGAAATCCTCAAAGAGACTAAGAGTCAACTCTACCAGTGCACCAGAGGAGAGCAATGCAAGCACTGTTTTGAAGGCCTGCCGGGATAGGCAGTCTCTTCCCATTGCCAACAGACTTGGACTGAAAGATGCAGTGCCAGTGAGCAAGAAAATAGCAGCCCAGCTGCCCAGCACTGACCAAGAACAGCTACCAAGCAGGCCTGCTCTGGTCTCAGCCACACCCTATGCTGAGTCCTCTCAACCATCTACCAGCCATGCTGTACGCCAGTCCCTGAGAATGGTCTTTACTAGACTTAATGGTGACTGCTGGAGCTCCAGGTTCCTGACAGTGTCCCCAGCACTTGCCCATGAGAAGCAAACAGCTCCTTGGGAGGGCCCTGCCTTCCTGGAGAAAGGTGAAGCAGCACGCTCCCAGGTCCCAGTGAGTGTCCTCTATGAGGACCTTCAGGTCTCCTCCTCTTCAGAAGACAGTGATGGGCAGTGAGTGATGGGACAGCAGATGCCACCCTCCTGCTCAGACTTGACAGACACTTTCAGACTGGTCCTCTCTGGGTTAGCCAGCTAGATGACATGACTGGGACCTGTCAGATCCACTTCCAAATGACCCTTCTGGTGTGCGTGGACTCACATCTCTGCACAGAGCCTCACCTCAGCATGGACTCTGGACTCTGACCTGAGAAGACCTCTGAAGAAAGgtcacctgtcctctccattgtGATTATCAATGACCTGTATACAGTATGTCTTTTCAGCTACCTCAACGTCCTAACTCTGCATGAGTTGTCATATTGTATGATGTTTTCCACTTCCAGTAATAAAATTGGCCTAGAAATTATGTCTGCAGTGGTGTTCTTGGGCCGAAGGCATGGGGTTTTCACAGGACCTATGGCCCAATAACGAGCCACAAACCCAAGAGGCTCTCAACCTACCCCATCAGGTTTGCCGTTCTGACACTGTGCATAGGTACCCCCACCTTGTGATCTTAAGACCATTGAGAGACAGGGCAGTTTGTAGGCCTGTTCTTCCAGGGCTGCTGGTAATGGATGTCCTGGAATGTCAGAGCCTTGGCTTCCACCAAACATTGTGCATATGGACAGAAGTTGAGAATCTCCCAAACTAGCCCATAGACACCTAAGCTCTCACACTAACTACCTTACTTTAAACTTAATCCTCTTCTTCCCTGTCTGCTGAATTCTATATGAGAGAAGAGAAATGTCTTATGACTGGGATTGTTAATAAAATACAATTTCGATACAATGCACTGAATGACTTCATGATTTAGCATTGTGAAATATCTTAGTAACATGAGTTTCTATAAATTAAAATACGCAGAACTTAGGGTGCTTTCAAGGTAGAGAAAGCTAATTTCTTTCCTGTGCATATTTTGTGTTCAAGGACACTCTAGAAAACTGATGCGAATCCTgactgaaaatgaaaatgtaaaaggaTTGCTAGTACATGACTTAGGTAGAGTGCTCGGGTGGAATGTATAAGCCCTAATGATTGaaccagagacacacagagacacacccatAGGCAAACACACAAAAAGCCAGTTGGTTGGCCGCTAGATTCTGCTCCCTATTGATAAATACTAAGCAAGCACACTGCAGGCTCAAGCTCATTTTGACAT belongs to Meriones unguiculatus strain TT.TT164.6M chromosome 4, Bangor_MerUng_6.1, whole genome shotgun sequence and includes:
- the LOC132653574 gene encoding putative protein FAM90A13P produces the protein MKEIQHHIWKKTLKTQELLSCSAKKSKPTTPDSAIKQETHMKIQDHKAVPAQKVQSKPRGPMTQKVPPWQEENIMVKCRECGAFGHTARSRRCPIKYGQKLLDPQPLGARKEKENQDPRRTQGLQKPGPISQAKTEKKPSQVTGQRGDEQQRKAPFQKLPMDPQRRGQHINLVHPKMPVFSPGNTKKSVTNQIQITVSRARKSPGKRMCPGNPGAIQSSDASCILPSRQEEGQNMAVPGVSQPVFRQGGGNTASQDLLHQKLRGVSHQQPIVVPKRNGVSEAFHTESEAQGPGVKTQRSQHAALHQGRQNPELSFWTPGEKASWQPTLPSQKSSKRLRVNSTSAPEESNASTVLKACRDRQSLPIANRLGLKDAVPVSKKIAAQLPSTDQEQLPSRPALVSATPYAESSQPSTSHAVRQSLRMVFTRLNGDCWSSRFLTVSPALAHEKQTAPWEGPAFLEKGEAARSQVPVSVLYEDLQVSSSSEDSDGQ